A genome region from Fervidobacterium changbaicum includes the following:
- a CDS encoding alpha/beta hydrolase translates to MKRKKWIPYVLLSFLTALVVFFIAWAYSPLRPTAEAKQYLQSSNYVEVIQEKNIYFIPKNSKKKDFESVGIIFYPGGHVDYVAYAPLGYRLAEKGITVVILKVPMSFAIFDINAAKKVIDDYRFTNFEWFLAGHSLGGVAASEFLVKHPELIGNAVKGIIFLASYPSKDISHLPIQALCIYGSEDGVLPPSEINEKKILFPKSTRFVEILGGNHAQFGSYGMQRGDRPAKISGYEQTSIVIKAIEEFLSEYQLEKKNLSRIK, encoded by the coding sequence GTGAAAAGAAAAAAATGGATACCTTACGTTCTTTTAAGTTTTTTAACGGCACTCGTTGTTTTTTTCATTGCCTGGGCTTACAGTCCTTTGAGACCGACAGCTGAGGCGAAACAATATTTGCAATCATCAAACTACGTCGAGGTAATTCAGGAAAAGAACATCTACTTCATTCCCAAAAACTCCAAGAAGAAGGATTTTGAAAGTGTGGGAATTATCTTCTACCCAGGAGGACACGTTGATTACGTTGCTTATGCACCTCTTGGTTATAGGCTTGCGGAAAAAGGGATAACGGTGGTGATTCTAAAAGTTCCTATGAGTTTTGCCATTTTTGACATCAATGCAGCAAAAAAGGTTATAGACGACTATCGGTTTACGAATTTCGAATGGTTCCTTGCTGGCCACTCCCTTGGGGGTGTTGCCGCTTCTGAGTTTTTGGTCAAGCATCCCGAACTAATTGGAAATGCTGTTAAAGGCATTATATTCTTGGCATCTTACCCTTCAAAAGATATCTCTCATTTGCCGATACAAGCGCTATGTATCTATGGCTCTGAAGATGGTGTACTACCACCAAGTGAAATTAATGAAAAGAAGATTCTTTTTCCTAAGTCAACAAGATTTGTTGAAATACTCGGTGGTAATCATGCACAATTTGGAAGTTACGGAATGCAACGAGGTGATAGACCAGCCAAAATTAGCGGATATGAGCAGACAAGTATCGTAATTAAAGCTATCGAAGAATTCTTAAGTGAATATCAACTTGAAAAGAAAAATCTAAGTAGAATTAAATAA